In Verrucomicrobiota bacterium, the sequence ATGCAGTCCCGGGATGGAGGTTACGCCGCCTTTGACGCCGATAACGATTGGAATCTTTTGAACAGCGTCCCGTTTTCGGATCACAACGCCATGCTGGACCCGACTTGCGCCGATATTACCGGCCGGGTTTTGGAGTGCCTGGTACGCCGGGGGGTGTCCCTGCGCGATCCGTCGATCTGGCGGGGTGTCCGCTGGCTGCTCCGTGACCAGCGCGACGACGGCAGCTGGTACGGCCGTTGGGGCGTCGCGTACATTTATGGCACGTTCCTCGCCCTGCGCGGATTGCAGTTTGCCCGTTGCGACGAACGGCGGGTGTTCGAAAAGGCGGCCCGGTTTCTCATCAGCGCCCAAAACCGCGATGGCGGTTGGGGCGAAAGTTGTGCCAGTTACGCTGAAGACCAGTTTGCCGGTGGTGAGAGTACGCCCTCACAAACCGCTTGGGCCTTGCTTGGGCTGGCGGCAGCCGAGCAAACGTCGGGCCCTGCTTTCCAGAGCGGCATCCAGTACCTGGTCGAAACGCAGCAGAAAGACGGAACCTGGCTGGAGCCCCTGGCCACCGGTACCGGTTTTCCGAATGTGTTTTACCTGCGCTACACGATGTACGCGCACTATTTTCCGCTCTGGGTGTTGTCGGTCCATGCTAGGAATTAAGGCGCGAACACGGCGAGCCACGACGACCACGGCGGGAAGAAGGGGAAAGCCAGGCCGGCGCTTCTTCATTTGTGGCATTTTTCCGCTTGTGGCATTTGTGGCATTCTCTGCCGCTCCGAACTCCGAACTCTTTCCCCTTCTTCCCGCCGTGGTCGCCGTGGCCCGCCGTGTTCGCCGTGTGAACTCTTACGTTGTGCCCGCCGTGTGACCGAACTCCGAACTCTACTTCGGGAGCAGAATGTATTCGACCAGGAGGCGGGTGACGCTTTGCGAGGCCAGGGTTTGGTCGAGTTCTGCCTGGGAACGAAACGGCCGCTCGAACAGGTAACCTTCACAGGAGACTCGCAGGAGCGAGGTGGAGAACGGCCACGGATCGACGCGGAAAACGCGGCTGCTGAATTCTGAAGGGTTGATCGAAAGCGTACAACCTCCATTCCCGCGCGTCCACGGCACATCGCCGACGTCGAATGCTCTGGACGGATTCCGGGAAAGCTGCAACGAGAGCAGGTCCCACGTGGCGATTAGCTTGCGATTACGCGAAACCGCCTCCTCCGTGCATCCGGCGCGCGCGGACCAATCCTCGGTGATGAAGGCGAGCAGTTCCTCCCGATGGCGGCGTTGCTCTTTCAGAAATGCGTCCACCATCCCGGCATCCGGCCCGGTGCCCTTCCGGCCGTGCCGCTCGCAAAGACCGGAAAAGTGAAATGACGCCATCAATGCGGCGTAGGCCGAGACTGCCCGTAACTGGTCGATACTCCGTTTCCAGATTTCGATGTGTTCGCTGACCGGCAGATCCTCAAACGTCAACGGAAACCCGGTCTCAGGATTCCAACGCGGACGTTTCTCCCATGGGAAAAAGCCGGCATCGTGCTGCTCCGCCGCATAGCAAAGCGATTCGTGGGGCTGAAACGTTCCGAATTCGGCGTTGCCCCATTCGCGTGCCATCTGGCCCGACATCCATGAATGGGCGACCTGGCTGATGGCAATAGCCGATTCGTCATTCAAGCTCCGTTGGATGATCATGATTTCAATTCCGTTTGGATCGGTCGCGTGTATTTGGCCCCTACGGAGCCGGTGCGGGCGCCGGCCCGTACAACATCACCCACTCACCAAATTCATCCCGACCGTGTTCCCCCTCGCGCCACCCTCGCCGGCGGTAAAATGCGAGGGCGCGCTCGTTTCGACGCAGGCATTTCAGGCGCAACGCGCCCTCGGATCGGTCGAGAAGGTGCTGAAGCAGAGCCGACCCGATGCCGCGCCCCTGATATTCTCGGGCCACGTACAAGTGATGCAGAAAATCGTCCGGCAGATATACACCCGCAAAAGCGATCACCTTACCATCCTGCTCGGCGACGATCAGTTCCTCTTCGAACGTATCCACCAGAAAATCAGATCGCCGGAATCGGGTTCGAGGCAGCCAGACAAAAGTCTCACGGCGGGTCCGGTAATAAATCTCGATGCAGGCTGCCGAATCTGAAGCGGAACAAAACCGGCGAACGTGCACCGGCACCGGGCCGCTCTCAAAAGCGCGGTCGGCATCCCGCAGGCGCCTGCCCAACGCATTCCGCACGGCTGCGCCGATGAAATTACGGCGACGCGGGACGGCGATACGGTCGCCACCCTCAGTCCGCATCGGTCGCAAGATGCGCTCTAAGCATCCATGCCATTTTTTCATGGTCTTCCATCAAGCCGGTCAGGAAATCAGCCGTGCCGGAATCGCCATAATCGTCGTCGCACTTGTCGATGTCTTCACGCAACGTGCGAACGATGGCTTCGTGGTCGTCCGTTAACCGGGCAAGCATCTGGGTGGCCGTGGGGTGCTCACCGGGCGCTTGCTCCTGAAGCCGCGTCAGTTCGA encodes:
- a CDS encoding DUF3891 family protein; the encoded protein is MIIQRSLNDESAIAISQVAHSWMSGQMAREWGNAEFGTFQPHESLCYAAEQHDAGFFPWEKRPRWNPETGFPLTFEDLPVSEHIEIWKRSIDQLRAVSAYAALMASFHFSGLCERHGRKGTGPDAGMVDAFLKEQRRHREELLAFITEDWSARAGCTEEAVSRNRKLIATWDLLSLQLSRNPSRAFDVGDVPWTRGNGGCTLSINPSEFSSRVFRVDPWPFSTSLLRVSCEGYLFERPFRSQAELDQTLASQSVTRLLVEYILLPK
- a CDS encoding GNAT family N-acetyltransferase; the encoded protein is MRTEGGDRIAVPRRRNFIGAAVRNALGRRLRDADRAFESGPVPVHVRRFCSASDSAACIEIYYRTRRETFVWLPRTRFRRSDFLVDTFEEELIVAEQDGKVIAFAGVYLPDDFLHHLYVAREYQGRGIGSALLQHLLDRSEGALRLKCLRRNERALAFYRRRGWREGEHGRDEFGEWVMLYGPAPAPAP